The proteins below come from a single Pseudomonas chlororaphis genomic window:
- a CDS encoding zinc metallopeptidase RseP (catalyzes the cleavage of RseA which activates the sigmaE-mediated stress response), translating into MSALYMIVGTLVALGVLVTFHEFGHFWVARRCGVKVLRFSVGFGMPLLRWHDKQGTEFVVAAIPLGGYVKMLDEREGEVPADQLDQSFNRKSVRQRIAIVAAGPIANFLLAMVFFWALAMLGSDQVRPVIGSVEAGSVAARAGLGAGQEIVAIDGEPTSGWAAVNLQLVRRLGESGSLQLRVREQGSTVDSPRELVLDNWLKGADEPDPIRSLGIRPWRPALPPVLTELDPKGPAQAAGLKTGDRLLALDGQSVSDWQQVVDSVRVRPDTKIVLRVERDGAPIDVPVTLGARGESKAQTGYLGAGVKAVDWPPEMIREVSFGPVAAIGEGARRTWTMSVLTLDSLKKMLFGELSVKNLSGPITIAKVAGASAQSGVADFLNFLAYLSISLGVLNLLPIPVLDGGHLLFYLIEWARGRPLSDRVQGWGIQIGISLVVGVMLLALVNDLGRL; encoded by the coding sequence ATGAGCGCGCTCTATATGATTGTCGGCACCCTGGTTGCACTGGGGGTGTTGGTCACCTTTCACGAATTCGGTCATTTCTGGGTCGCGCGTCGCTGTGGCGTCAAGGTGCTGCGTTTTTCCGTAGGCTTTGGCATGCCTTTGCTGCGCTGGCACGACAAGCAGGGCACCGAGTTCGTCGTGGCGGCGATCCCGCTGGGCGGCTACGTGAAGATGCTCGACGAGCGCGAGGGCGAGGTTCCCGCCGACCAGCTCGACCAGTCCTTCAATCGCAAGAGTGTTCGCCAACGTATCGCCATCGTGGCGGCGGGGCCGATCGCCAACTTCCTGCTGGCCATGGTGTTTTTCTGGGCGTTGGCCATGCTTGGCAGCGACCAGGTGCGACCGGTCATCGGTTCTGTGGAGGCCGGTAGCGTTGCCGCCCGGGCCGGGCTTGGTGCGGGCCAGGAAATCGTTGCGATCGACGGTGAGCCGACGTCGGGCTGGGCGGCGGTCAATTTGCAGTTGGTGCGTCGGCTGGGTGAAAGCGGTTCGCTGCAGTTGAGGGTGCGCGAGCAGGGCTCCACCGTCGACTCGCCCCGTGAGCTGGTGCTGGACAACTGGCTCAAGGGCGCCGACGAGCCGGACCCGATCCGGTCCCTGGGCATCCGCCCATGGCGTCCGGCGCTGCCGCCGGTGCTTACCGAACTCGATCCGAAAGGCCCGGCCCAGGCCGCAGGCCTGAAGACCGGCGACCGTTTGCTTGCCCTCGACGGCCAGTCGGTCAGCGACTGGCAACAGGTGGTCGATTCGGTTCGTGTACGTCCTGATACCAAAATTGTGCTGCGCGTGGAGCGCGACGGTGCTCCAATCGACGTCCCGGTCACCTTGGGTGCCCGTGGCGAAAGCAAGGCGCAGACCGGTTACCTGGGGGCGGGCGTCAAGGCCGTCGACTGGCCGCCGGAAATGATCCGCGAAGTCAGTTTCGGTCCGGTGGCGGCCATTGGCGAGGGTGCGCGTCGTACCTGGACCATGAGTGTCCTGACCCTCGACTCACTGAAGAAAATGTTGTTCGGCGAGCTCTCGGTAAAAAACTTGAGTGGACCGATAACCATTGCTAAAGTGGCGGGCGCTTCTGCCCAGTCGGGCGTTGCTGATTTCCTGAATTTCCTTGCTTATCTGAGCATTAGCCTGGGGGTTCTGAATTTGCTGCCCATTCCGGTACTGGATGGGGGGCATCTGCTGTTTTATCTGATCGAGTGGGCGCGTGGTCGTCCCTTGTCGGATCGGGTGCAAGGTTGGGGGATACAGATCGGTATCAGCTTGGTGGTCGGGGTCATGCTGCTTGCCCTCGTCAACGATCTGGGTCGTTTGTAA